Proteins from one Salarias fasciatus chromosome 14, fSalaFa1.1, whole genome shotgun sequence genomic window:
- the LOC115400867 gene encoding LOW QUALITY PROTEIN: distal membrane-arm assembly complex protein 2-like (The sequence of the model RefSeq protein was modified relative to this genomic sequence to represent the inferred CDS: inserted 2 bases in 1 codon), whose product MVGVMSASCSSLVRCCHRSVILFSVRRQWSSSSSASPHPSAPPPPPPPPPPPPLYRRFLLFLAQRFHDVEMLLYLKSQLSRDQLRKKNAYYGYTERYYGKNIASAYFILRLKGGFRFVGQSEWYRADWRGRFSWDFLQYKDTQMEEVDMSHTVITYSGLQNLKVQKSLRTLKLQGCPEVDDWFLAGLHIFQDCLEELDISHCPCITTGGLAALRNLKGLKRLDISSLPKISSPGLVVILLEEMLPNCLITXNGYKFSPVEIGGVEEEVEKGVEKAILRRR is encoded by the exons ATGGTTGGAGTTATGTCTGCCTCCTGTTCA TCCCTGGTCAGATGTTGCCATCGATCGGTTATTCTCTTCTCTGTGAGGAGACAgtggagctcctccagctcggcctcCCCCcatccctctgctcctcctcctcctcctcctcctcctcctcctcctcctctctacaggcggttcctcctcttcctggcCCAGCGTTTCCATGATGTGGAGATGCTGTTGTACCTGAAATCTCAGCTGTCCAGGGACCAGCTCCGGAAGAAGAATGC CTACTATGGCTACACAGAGAGGTATTATGGGAAAAACATCGCCTCTGCATATTTCATCTTACGTCTGAAGGGAGGATTCAG GTTTGTTGGCCAGTCAGAGTGGTACCGTGCAGACTGGAGAGGCAGATTCAGTTGGGACTTCTTGCAATATAAAGATACACAAATGGAAGAAGTAGACATGAGCCACACTGTCATCACCTACAGTGGACTGCAAAACCTGA AGGTCCAAAAATCTTTGCGGACACTGAAATTACAGGGCTGCCCTGAAGTGGACGACTGGTTCCTGGCTGGACTTCACATCTTTCAGGActgtctggaggagctggacattTCTCACTGTCCATGCATCACCACAGGGGGCCTTGCGGCACTCAGGAATCTCAA GGGACTGAAGCGCCTGGACATTTCGTCGCTTCCCAAAATTTCGAGCCCCGGTTTGGTGGTTatcctgctggaggagatgcTGCCAAATTGCCTGATCAC GAATGGATACAAATTCAGTCCTGTCGAGAtcggaggggtggaggaggaggtggagaagggtGTGGAGAAAGCCATTCTGAGACGTAGATGA